A section of the bacterium genome encodes:
- a CDS encoding ABC transporter permease, whose product MVTRYLRLLISTVVVVVAWDLCARFVVRNPLFLPFPSTVLLAGLHVARSGELLRNLEVSVSEFLVGSVMGGVGGIVLGVLMGANQKLTDYVDPWVSAAYTAPLVALTPLLIIWFGIGLWSKAIIIALVVIFPVTIGTMAGIRSTDRALLEVATSFGATRHDVLRKVMVPWALSFILSGARIGVGRGVIGIFVAELFGGASKGIGLMIVQAASAFDTPLLFVGIIVLAGFGIVVTGSLRLLERRLAPWRPQSVV is encoded by the coding sequence ATGGTGACCCGATACCTGCGGCTCCTCATCAGCACGGTCGTCGTCGTCGTCGCTTGGGATCTATGCGCCCGATTTGTCGTCCGGAATCCTTTGTTCTTGCCCTTCCCATCAACGGTGCTCCTGGCGGGGCTGCACGTCGCGCGCAGCGGGGAGTTGCTGCGCAACCTCGAGGTCAGCGTGTCGGAGTTCCTCGTAGGATCGGTCATGGGGGGCGTGGGAGGGATCGTGCTCGGCGTCTTGATGGGAGCGAACCAGAAGCTCACGGACTATGTGGATCCCTGGGTCTCCGCCGCGTACACGGCTCCGCTCGTGGCCCTCACGCCGTTGCTCATCATCTGGTTCGGCATCGGCCTGTGGTCCAAGGCCATCATCATTGCCCTTGTCGTCATCTTTCCGGTCACCATCGGGACGATGGCGGGGATTCGGTCCACGGACCGGGCCCTGCTGGAGGTGGCGACCAGCTTCGGTGCCACGCGACACGATGTGCTTCGGAAGGTCATGGTCCCCTGGGCGCTGTCGTTCATCCTCTCCGGCGCGCGCATCGGCGTGGGCAGGGGGGTGATCGGCATCTTCGTCGCTGAGCTCTTTGGAGGCGCGAGCAAGGGGATCGGGCTGATGATCGTCCAGGCGGCCTCGGCCTTCGATACGCCGCTCCTGTTTGTGGGGATCATCGTCCTCGCCGGCTTTGGGATCGTGGTCACGGGATCTCTGCGCTTGCTCGAACGGCGGCTGGCCCCCTGGCGGCCGCAGTCCGTCGTGTAA
- a CDS encoding (2Fe-2S)-binding protein: MAPRDVAGSAEAIAIDCRVNGRPIHTAVASHRTLLDFLRDDLGLVGAKRACDVQVCGACTVLVDGLPVSACTYLAFEAHGKSVETCEGLLGDGELHPIQEAFIRSGALQCGFCTPGMIMITKALLSEIREPSVQQIKEYLHGNICRCTGYIKIIEAVQMAARACSGTGRR, from the coding sequence ATGGCACCTCGTGACGTTGCGGGATCCGCGGAGGCGATCGCGATTGACTGCCGGGTGAACGGGCGGCCGATCCACACAGCGGTGGCCAGCCACCGCACCCTCCTCGACTTCCTCCGAGACGATCTGGGGCTTGTGGGGGCCAAGCGGGCGTGCGATGTGCAGGTCTGCGGCGCGTGTACCGTGCTGGTCGATGGGCTGCCGGTCAGCGCCTGCACCTATCTCGCCTTTGAGGCGCATGGAAAGTCCGTGGAGACGTGCGAGGGATTACTCGGCGACGGAGAGCTGCATCCGATCCAGGAAGCATTCATTCGTTCGGGTGCGTTGCAATGCGGTTTTTGCACGCCCGGAATGATCATGATCACGAAGGCCCTCCTCTCGGAGATCCGCGAGCCGTCCGTCCAGCAAATCAAAGAGTACCTTCACGGGAACATCTGCCGCTGCACCGGTTACATCAAGATCATCGAAGCTGTACAAATGGCTGCGCGGGCCTGCAGCGGGACGGGCCGGCGATAA
- a CDS encoding xanthine dehydrogenase family protein subunit M produces MLHPFRLHEPTTAEEASRLLYDLGEDAAVYAGGTELLLAMKQGVLRYAHLVNIKHIGLGGIHYDEAAGCLRIGATATHRSIEHSAVVQSHFPMIADMEAHVANVRVRATGTVGGNLCFAEPHSDLATVLLLYDAAVRIHGTSGHRTVPVSAFLVDSYTTCLGPGDIMVEVEAPRLPVGAGACYRKFAFLERPSVGVGIVIVPTRDRAAIADARVAVGCVGATPFRVAEAEDTLRGVSLAAATFEQAVRSAARALVARCDPTEDLYGSREYKRHLAGVLARRTAMAAREHLLAEGASHGTS; encoded by the coding sequence GTGCTGCATCCATTCCGGCTGCATGAGCCGACGACGGCGGAGGAAGCCTCGCGCCTGCTGTACGATCTCGGCGAGGACGCCGCCGTCTATGCCGGGGGGACGGAGCTCCTCCTGGCGATGAAACAGGGTGTGTTGCGATACGCGCACCTGGTGAATATCAAACATATCGGCCTCGGCGGCATCCACTATGATGAGGCTGCCGGATGCCTTCGGATTGGAGCAACGGCGACGCATCGGAGCATCGAGCATTCGGCAGTGGTGCAGAGTCATTTCCCCATGATCGCAGACATGGAGGCGCATGTCGCCAACGTGCGGGTGCGGGCCACCGGCACCGTGGGGGGAAACCTGTGTTTCGCGGAGCCGCACTCTGACCTGGCCACGGTGCTCTTGCTGTACGACGCCGCGGTGAGGATCCATGGAACGTCGGGCCACCGCACCGTGCCGGTGTCGGCGTTTTTGGTGGATTCGTACACGACGTGTCTGGGTCCGGGGGACATCATGGTGGAGGTCGAGGCGCCCCGGCTGCCCGTGGGTGCCGGCGCCTGCTACCGTAAGTTCGCGTTTCTGGAACGGCCATCTGTCGGGGTGGGCATCGTCATCGTCCCGACCCGCGATCGGGCGGCGATCGCTGACGCGCGCGTCGCTGTTGGATGCGTCGGGGCGACGCCGTTTCGCGTCGCCGAAGCCGAGGACACCCTCCGCGGCGTTTCACTCGCCGCGGCCACATTCGAACAAGCGGTCCGCTCGGCCGCGCGGGCGTTGGTGGCGCGGTGTGATCCGACGGAGGATCTGTACGGCTCCCGAGAGTATAAGCGGCACCTCGCCGGCGTGCTGGCACGGCGCACGGCGATGGCCGCACGAGAGCACCTCCTTGCGGAAGGAGCATCCCATGGCACCTCGTGA